A part of Saccopteryx bilineata isolate mSacBil1 chromosome 12, mSacBil1_pri_phased_curated, whole genome shotgun sequence genomic DNA contains:
- the VIP gene encoding VIP peptides has protein sequence METGRKLQLLLLLVLFSLLFSQTLAWPLFGAPAALRLGDRIPYEGASEPDQTSLKGDSDILQNALAENDTPYYDVSRNARHADGVFTSDYSRLLGQISAKKYLESLIGKRLGNDFSEDQGPSKRHSDAVFTDNYTRLRKQMAVKKYLNSILNGKRSIEGESPDFLEELEK, from the exons ATGGAAACCGGAAGGAAGCTCCAGCTCCTCCTGCTCCTGGTCCTCTTCAGCCTGCTCTTCTCACAAACGCTGGCGTGGCCTCTGTTTGGGGCACCTGCTGCTCTGAG ACTGGGTGACAGAATACCCTATGAAGGAGCAAGTGAACCTGATCAAACCTCATTAAAAGGTGACAGTGACATCTTGCAAAATGCATTAGCTGAAAATGACACACCTTATTATGATGTGTCCAG gaaTGCCAGGCACGCTGATGGAGTTTTCACCAGTGACTACAGTAGACTCTTGGGTCAGATTTCTGCCAAAAAGTACCTTGAGTCCCTTATTGGAAAACGACTTGG CAATGACTTCTCAGAAGACCAGGGACCAAGCAAACGCCATTCGGATGCAGTCTTCACTGACAACTATACCCGCCTTCGAAAACAAATGGCTGTGAAGAAATATTTGAACTCGATTCTGAATGGGAAgagaag CATTGAGGGAGAATCTCCTGACTTTCTCGAAGAGctagaaaaatga